From the genome of Streptomyces sp. WZ-12:
CAACTCCTTCCTGAGCAACAAGAACGGCTGACCGCACTAGGTATCCAGGCACCCTCCCCCGCTCCTTCTCCCACCCCGGCGAAGGCAGCCAGTGCGACGAAACCGAGCAAAGCACAGCAGGCGTTCCAACGCGGGCTTGCGGCCCTCGCGCAGTGGGTGGAACGGGAAGGCACCCACCGGCCGGTGCCAAGGGGCCACAGCGAACAGATCACAGTCGACGGCGAGGCGGAGCCGGTGACCGTGAAGCTGGGCGTATGGCTATCGAACACCGGGGCGAGGCGGGACAAGCTCACCTCCGAGCAGCTCGCTGCCCTCGCCGACCTCGGACTGGAATGGGCGAGGGCGTAGAAGACACTCGGGCTACTGTGCGTCGATGCAGGGCCCTTGGGCGCGGAAGCGCGCGCGGGTTTCCGGCCAGGGCGTCGCGCTGTCGTGTCCGGGGCAGCCGACGCCTCCGCAAAGAGGTCGTGAGTCGGGCACTGGCTTTCCGTTGTGCAGCGCCACCCGCCCGTACGCCTCGTAACGCTTGTCCACGGACATCGGCCCGTCTGGGTGAGCGGTCAGTTCGGGTCTTGCTGGGCGGACAGCTCATCTCCCGTCGCGGTATGACTTTTCGTCCCTCGGTTGGCGGTCAGTTGGCGGTGATGAGAGGTTGGACTCCCTGGCCGGTGGTGGCCTGGGTGAGGCGGAGTGAGGAGCCTTCGGTCAGCACGATGTGAGCGTGGTGCAGGAGGCGATCGACAGCGGCGGTGGCCAGTGTCTTGGGCATGATCGAATCGAATCCTGA
Proteins encoded in this window:
- a CDS encoding Helicase associated domain protein, which encodes QLLPEQQERLTALGIQAPSPAPSPTPAKAASATKPSKAQQAFQRGLAALAQWVEREGTHRPVPRGHSEQITVDGEAEPVTVKLGVWLSNTGARRDKLTSEQLAALADLGLEWARA